The following coding sequences are from one Arachis hypogaea cultivar Tifrunner chromosome 7, arahy.Tifrunner.gnm2.J5K5, whole genome shotgun sequence window:
- the LOC140174368 gene encoding clavaminate synthase-like protein At3g21360, which yields MKLEWLEDGVKTIMGPIPAVKYDKSRNRKIWFNSMVAAYTGWEDERNDPVKAVTFGDGQPLPSDVVYDCLKLLEEESVAIPWQKGDVLLIDNWAVLHSRKSFIPPRRVLASLVK from the coding sequence ATGAAGTTGGAGTGGTTGGAAGATGGGGTGAAAACAATCATGGGTCCAATCCCAGCAGTGAAGTATGATAAGAGCAGAAACCGGAAGATATGGTTCAATAGCATGGTGGCTGCATACACTGGCTGGGAGGATGAAAGGAATGATCCTGTGAAGGCTGTTACCTTTGGTGATGGCCAGCCATTACCATCTGATGTAGTCTATGATTGTCTCAAACTACTTGAGGAAGAATCTGTTGCTATTCCATGGCAGAAAGGAGATGTTCTCTTGATTGATAATTGGGCAGTTCTTCATTCTCGTAAATCATTCATTCCACCGCGCAGGGTGTTAGCTTCACTTGTTAAATAA
- the LOC112703096 gene encoding clavaminate synthase-like protein At3g21360, which translates to MAVTAAESFVEIKVPQQKLFDGVSFPAVLSPPSSSATVLPLTRSIKAHKPYLESLLLKSGALLFRGFTVNTASDFNDVVEAFGYDELPYVGGAAPRTNVVGRVFTANESPPDQKIPFHHEMAQVPEFPSKLFFFCEVEPASGGETPIVLSHVVYEKMKKRYPEFVERLEEHGLLYIRVLGEDDNPSSKYAIDLPYFVEHA; encoded by the exons ATGGCAGTGACGGCTGCAGAGTCGTTCGTAGAAATTAAGGTTCCTCAGCAGAAGCTTTTCGATGGAGTTTCTTTCCCGGCTGTActctctcctccttcttcttcagcAACTGTTCTTCCACTTACGCGCTCCATTAAAGCCCATAAGCCCTACTTAGAATCGTTGCTTCTGAAATCGGGTGCTCTGCTTTTTAGGGGATTCACCGTCAACACCGCCTCCGACTTCAACGACGTCGTCGAAGCCTTCGGCTATGACGAGCTTCCCTACGTTGGTGGCGCCGCCCCTCGCACCAACGTTGTTGGTCGTGTCTTCACCGCCAATGAGTCCCCACCCGATCAGAAAATCCCTTTCCACCATGAAATGGCCCAG GTTCCGGAATTTCCTTCAAAGTTGTTCTTTTTCTGTGAAGTGGAGCCTGCGAGTGGAGGGGAGACACCAATAGTTCTGAGCCATGTTGTGtatgaaaagatgaagaagaggtACCCTGAGTTCGTTGAGCGGTTAGAGGAGCATGGATTGTTGTACATAAGGGTCTTAGGTGAAGATGATAACCCTTCTTCAAAATATGCCATAGATTTGCCTTATTTTGTGGAACATGCATAG